The proteins below are encoded in one region of Rhizobium sp. 9140:
- a CDS encoding adenosylcobinamide-GDP ribazoletransferase translates to MTLVAAFLTDTMRAIAFLSRLRVPARFFEGDDGRMGRTVRAFPVAGLLITLPASLVFALSLALDADPLLAALLALGAQTLVTGALHEDGLADAADGLGGGRTRGHALDIMKDSRVGTYGVIALVLTLALRAVAIADLADHLSAAGCALALLAIAALSRASMVWHWSQLAPARETGVAAGAGQPQPVAVTVALATGVVLAALLLLAAGVTLMAALIAFAAFAVTVPLWTRYVRKRISGHTGDTIGATQQLAETALLVALAIFA, encoded by the coding sequence ATGACCCTTGTCGCCGCCTTCCTCACCGATACGATGCGCGCCATCGCCTTTCTCAGCCGCCTGCGCGTACCCGCGCGCTTCTTCGAAGGCGACGACGGCCGCATGGGCCGCACCGTGCGCGCCTTCCCCGTGGCCGGCCTGCTCATCACCCTGCCGGCAAGCCTCGTCTTCGCGCTGTCCCTCGCCCTCGATGCCGATCCTCTGCTTGCCGCCCTTCTCGCCCTCGGCGCGCAGACGCTCGTCACCGGCGCGCTCCACGAGGATGGTCTTGCGGACGCAGCCGACGGGCTCGGCGGCGGGCGCACGCGCGGTCATGCGCTCGACATCATGAAGGACAGCCGCGTCGGCACCTATGGCGTCATCGCGCTGGTCCTCACGCTTGCGCTGAGAGCCGTCGCCATTGCGGATCTCGCCGACCATCTCTCGGCTGCCGGCTGCGCGCTGGCGCTCCTGGCCATCGCCGCGCTCAGCCGGGCGAGCATGGTCTGGCACTGGTCGCAGCTCGCCCCGGCGAGGGAAACGGGCGTCGCCGCCGGTGCCGGCCAGCCACAGCCCGTTGCCGTCACCGTGGCGCTCGCCACCGGCGTCGTGCTCGCCGCGCTTCTCCTGCTGGCGGCAGGCGTCACGCTTATGGCTGCCCTCATCGCCTTCGCCGCCTTTGCCGTCACGGTTCCGCTCTGGACACGATATGTCCGCAAGAGGATTTCGGGTCATACGGGCGACACAATCGGAGCCACACAACAACTGGCCGAAACAGCCCTTCTCGTCGCCCTTGCGATCTTCGCCTGA
- a CDS encoding ABC transporter ATP-binding protein, whose amino-acid sequence MAPIVSVSNLVKTYGSGFQALKGVSLDIEEGEILALLGPNGAGKTTLISIICGIVNPSSGTVLVNGHDVVKDFRATRSIIGLVPQELTTDQFETVWNTVSFSRGLHGKKANPAHIEKVLRDLSLWDKKDNMLRELSGGMKRRVLIAKALSHEPRILFLDEPTAGVDVNLRKDMWKVVQALREDGVTIILTTHYIEEAEEIADRVGVINGGEILLIEEKSALMKTLGRKQLRIELIEPVTALPPGLEPYRLKLEDGGGRLIYDYDASGGRTGITTLLAAVAEAGLRIKDISTRQSTLEDIFVELVEKRA is encoded by the coding sequence ATGGCGCCCATCGTCTCCGTTTCCAATCTCGTCAAGACCTACGGGTCCGGGTTTCAGGCGCTGAAGGGTGTCAGCCTCGACATCGAGGAGGGGGAGATCCTGGCGCTGCTCGGGCCGAACGGGGCGGGCAAGACGACGCTGATCTCCATCATCTGCGGCATCGTCAATCCGAGCTCCGGCACCGTGCTGGTGAACGGCCATGACGTGGTGAAGGACTTTCGCGCGACGCGGTCGATCATCGGGCTGGTGCCGCAGGAGCTGACGACCGACCAGTTCGAGACGGTGTGGAACACGGTGTCGTTCTCGCGCGGGCTGCACGGGAAGAAGGCGAACCCCGCCCATATCGAAAAGGTGCTGCGCGACCTGTCGCTCTGGGACAAGAAGGACAACATGCTGCGGGAGCTTTCCGGCGGCATGAAGCGGCGCGTGCTGATCGCCAAGGCGCTTTCTCACGAGCCGCGCATCCTATTTCTGGACGAGCCGACCGCTGGCGTGGACGTCAATCTTCGCAAGGACATGTGGAAGGTGGTTCAGGCGCTGCGCGAAGATGGCGTGACGATCATTCTGACGACCCACTACATCGAGGAGGCCGAGGAGATCGCCGACCGGGTGGGTGTGATCAATGGCGGCGAAATCCTGCTGATCGAAGAGAAGAGCGCGCTGATGAAGACGCTCGGCCGCAAGCAGCTGCGCATCGAACTCATCGAGCCCGTGACCGCGCTGCCGCCGGGGCTGGAGCCCTACCGGCTGAAGCTGGAGGATGGCGGCGGGCGGCTGATCTACGACTATGACGCCTCCGGCGGGCGCACGGGCATCACGACGCTGCTCGCCGCCGTCGCGGAAGCGGGCTTGCGGATCAAGGACATCTCGACGCGGCAAAGCACGCTCGAGGATATTTTCGTGGAATTGGTGGAGAAGCGGGCATGA
- a CDS encoding sulfite exporter TauE/SafE family protein has product MPPLIDLLFFALVLGVAGAFAGVLAGLFGIGGGAILVPVFFYTFHAIGVGDAVRMHLALGTSLAIIVPTAIRSFLAHRKRGAVDMGLLRGWIVAVPVGTLLASGIAASVSGTVLMAVFSVMSLLMALRMFFNRDSWRLGTDLPGNPLRWLVGMAIGLLSGLMGIGGGVLNNIFMTVYGRSIHQAVATSAGLGALISVPGLIGYVWAGWGDAGLPPFSTGFVNWLAMALIIPVTLVTAPLGVRAAHALSRRHLEIGFGVFLLLNAIQFFINALV; this is encoded by the coding sequence ATGCCTCCGCTGATCGATCTTCTGTTCTTCGCGCTGGTGCTGGGCGTCGCGGGCGCTTTCGCCGGCGTGCTGGCGGGTCTGTTCGGCATCGGCGGCGGGGCGATCCTCGTGCCGGTCTTCTTCTACACCTTCCACGCCATCGGCGTCGGCGATGCCGTGCGGATGCATCTGGCGCTCGGCACCTCGCTCGCGATCATCGTTCCCACGGCGATCCGCTCGTTCCTCGCGCACCGCAAGCGCGGGGCGGTGGATATGGGGCTGCTGAGAGGCTGGATCGTGGCGGTGCCGGTCGGCACGCTGCTCGCGTCCGGGATCGCGGCCAGCGTCTCCGGCACGGTGCTGATGGCGGTGTTCTCGGTGATGTCGCTGCTCATGGCGCTGCGGATGTTCTTCAATCGCGACAGCTGGCGGCTCGGCACCGACCTGCCGGGAAACCCGCTGCGCTGGCTGGTGGGCATGGCGATCGGCCTGCTCTCGGGGCTGATGGGTATCGGCGGCGGCGTGCTCAACAATATCTTCATGACCGTCTACGGCCGCTCGATCCATCAGGCGGTGGCGACCTCGGCGGGGCTCGGCGCCCTGATCTCCGTCCCCGGGCTGATCGGCTATGTCTGGGCGGGATGGGGCGATGCGGGCCTGCCGCCGTTCTCGACCGGCTTCGTCAACTGGTTGGCGATGGCGCTGATCATTCCGGTGACGCTCGTAACGGCGCCGCTCGGCGTGCGCGCCGCCCATGCGCTGAGCCGCCGGCATCTGGAAATCGGGTTCGGGGTGTTTCTGCTGTTGAACGCCATCCAGTTTTTCATCAACGCGCTGGTTTGA
- a CDS encoding retropepsin-like aspartic protease family protein, which yields MNRLTVALGILGLGLVLLLFNHDSGRTLGLGNDSFASLVGMTALLTVFAAGIWRSRNLSESVRQFALWVLIFLAVVTAYLYRGELESYWARLSGGLMPGRAAVFTDNEGYQEVVLHKVMNGHFEANVAINGASVQMLVDTGASTIALSYADAKSLGLEPDSLAYTQRLMTANGEARGAPVTLSEVAIGPIVRNDVRATVAEDGKLDQSLLGMSFLSTLDMMQMKTDELRLRD from the coding sequence ATGAACAGGCTGACCGTCGCGCTCGGCATTCTCGGCCTGGGGCTCGTCCTTCTGCTTTTCAATCACGACAGCGGCCGCACGCTGGGGCTCGGCAATGACAGCTTCGCGAGCCTCGTCGGCATGACGGCGCTTCTCACGGTCTTTGCCGCCGGCATCTGGCGCAGCCGGAATTTGAGCGAAAGCGTCCGGCAGTTCGCACTGTGGGTGCTGATCTTCCTCGCCGTCGTCACCGCCTACCTCTATCGCGGCGAACTGGAATCCTACTGGGCGCGCCTCTCCGGCGGCCTCATGCCCGGCCGCGCCGCCGTCTTCACCGACAATGAAGGCTATCAGGAAGTCGTCCTGCATAAGGTCATGAACGGCCATTTCGAGGCGAACGTCGCCATCAACGGCGCGAGCGTCCAGATGCTCGTGGATACCGGCGCCAGCACCATCGCCCTTTCCTATGCCGACGCGAAAAGCCTTGGCCTGGAGCCCGACAGCCTCGCCTACACCCAGCGCCTGATGACCGCCAACGGCGAAGCCCGCGGCGCCCCCGTCACCCTTTCCGAAGTCGCCATCGGCCCCATCGTCCGCAATGACGTCCGCGCCACCGTCGCCGAAGACGGCAAGCTCGACCAGAGCCTGCTGGGCATGAGCTTCCTCTCCACGCTCGACATGATGCAGATGAAGACGGATGAGTTGCGGTTGCGGGATTGA
- a CDS encoding type II toxin-antitoxin system PemK/MazF family toxin: protein MVRSNIPKRGDVFIVDLNPVVGHEMKDDRQCVVISPRDINALGICIMVAITMGGAFARKAGMAVNISGHATNGVALCNQVRSLDIAERVKQKTARYTDTLDAATVNDIVARVVSIIDTA, encoded by the coding sequence ATGGTTCGAAGCAATATTCCGAAACGGGGTGACGTCTTTATTGTCGACCTCAACCCCGTTGTCGGACATGAGATGAAGGACGATCGTCAATGCGTCGTCATCTCGCCCCGCGATATCAACGCGTTAGGCATATGCATCATGGTGGCCATCACCATGGGCGGAGCTTTCGCCCGGAAGGCCGGTATGGCGGTCAACATATCCGGACACGCCACGAACGGCGTGGCGCTCTGCAATCAGGTGAGAAGCCTGGATATCGCAGAACGGGTCAAGCAGAAGACCGCTCGCTACACCGATACGCTCGATGCGGCGACGGTGAACGATATCGTTGCCCGCGTGGTCAGCATTATCGACACCGCCTGA
- the cobT gene encoding nicotinate-nucleotide--dimethylbenzimidazole phosphoribosyltransferase has product MSASGLPFDDFRELLRQLPGPDSAALAAARARDAQLTKPAGALGRLEEIAFWLAAWQGRAPAVTRPLVAIFAGNHGVAQQGITPYPPSVTAQMVENFAAGGAAINQICVTNDLGLKVFDLALDYPTGDITQEAALTERDCAATMAFGMEAVAGGTDLLCIGEMGIGNTTIAAAINLALYGGSARDWVGPGAGSHGELLERKIAAVEAAVTLHGDHLSDPLEVLRRLGGREVAAMAGAILAARMQKIPVIIDGYVATAAGAILRAINPAALDHCLIGHVSGEPGHMAAIEQLGKTPLLALGMRLGEGTGAALAAGIVKAAAACHSGMATFEQAGVSGRMA; this is encoded by the coding sequence ATGAGTGCCAGCGGTCTTCCGTTCGATGATTTTCGCGAGCTGCTTCGCCAGTTGCCGGGTCCTGATTCGGCAGCGCTTGCGGCGGCGCGCGCGCGCGATGCGCAACTGACGAAGCCGGCGGGCGCGCTCGGCCGGCTGGAGGAAATCGCCTTCTGGCTGGCGGCGTGGCAGGGTCGTGCGCCGGCCGTGACACGGCCTCTGGTGGCGATCTTCGCCGGCAATCACGGCGTCGCCCAGCAGGGTATCACGCCTTACCCACCGTCCGTGACGGCGCAGATGGTCGAGAACTTCGCGGCGGGCGGCGCCGCCATCAACCAGATCTGCGTGACCAACGATCTCGGGCTGAAGGTGTTCGACCTCGCGCTCGACTACCCGACGGGCGACATCACGCAGGAAGCGGCGCTGACGGAACGCGACTGCGCGGCCACCATGGCCTTCGGCATGGAAGCGGTTGCGGGCGGCACGGACCTGCTCTGCATCGGCGAAATGGGCATCGGCAATACGACGATCGCGGCAGCCATCAACCTTGCGCTTTACGGCGGTTCGGCGCGCGACTGGGTGGGGCCGGGCGCGGGCTCGCACGGGGAGCTGCTGGAGCGGAAGATTGCTGCGGTGGAAGCCGCGGTGACGCTGCATGGCGACCATCTGTCCGATCCGCTGGAGGTGCTGCGGCGCCTCGGCGGGCGCGAAGTGGCGGCCATGGCCGGCGCGATCCTTGCCGCCCGCATGCAGAAGATCCCCGTGATCATCGACGGCTATGTCGCCACGGCCGCAGGCGCGATCCTCAGGGCCATCAACCCCGCCGCTCTCGACCACTGCCTGATCGGCCACGTCTCCGGCGAACCCGGCCACATGGCGGCCATCGAGCAACTGGGCAAGACGCCGCTGCTGGCGCTCGGCATGCGGCTCGGCGAAGGCACGGGCGCGGCGCTTGCGGCCGGAATCGTGAAGGCGGCGGCGGCGTGCCATTCGGGCATGGCGACGTTCGAGCAGGCGGGTGTGAGCGGGCGGATGGCGTGA
- a CDS encoding extensin family protein encodes MLALASCSTDALEPSERMSGVRPATAVRQERVAAYPAGEASSPIPEQGIDIDAMVTAAPVVGLAEEQSRDIHAEQRAPGRSGSGSGPGSGPVLVDGIGTNSVHVLSVPARETAVASAAAPGNTGPAAPAASDPDLPPLTPERREMEARRKAQFLEQEQRVMIQRRDKAREEQVAFLPRAANPLDTMSEPDFRGQMPASEIACRKRLTKLGVSFTDVPRISNGPSCGIDYPIQLSGLSGDIKVKPAVKLNCEVTEAFALWVKNELAPSARYRYLSGIGTIKPLGGYSCRTMNSRRGAAMSEHAHGNAIDVGKFVLKNGKEIDVRKPGFFAFREKGLLKAVRQDSCKYFNTVLGPGSDPFHKDHFHFDLRSRKSGYRHCT; translated from the coding sequence ATGCTGGCGCTGGCGAGCTGCTCCACGGATGCGCTGGAGCCATCGGAGCGCATGAGCGGCGTGCGGCCCGCGACGGCGGTGCGACAGGAGCGGGTGGCGGCCTATCCGGCGGGCGAGGCGTCCTCGCCGATTCCCGAGCAGGGCATCGACATCGACGCCATGGTCACGGCCGCACCCGTGGTGGGACTGGCGGAGGAGCAGAGCCGCGATATTCATGCGGAGCAGCGTGCACCTGGTCGTTCTGGGTCTGGGTCTGGGCCGGGGTCTGGGCCGGTGCTGGTGGACGGGATCGGCACGAACAGCGTGCATGTGCTTTCGGTGCCGGCGCGGGAGACGGCGGTCGCCAGTGCGGCTGCGCCCGGAAACACAGGACCGGCTGCGCCGGCGGCAAGCGATCCGGACCTGCCGCCGCTGACGCCCGAGCGGAGGGAGATGGAGGCGCGGCGCAAGGCGCAGTTTCTGGAGCAGGAACAGCGGGTGATGATCCAGCGGCGGGATAAGGCCCGCGAGGAGCAGGTGGCCTTTCTGCCGCGCGCCGCAAATCCCCTCGATACGATGTCCGAACCGGATTTCCGCGGGCAGATGCCGGCCTCCGAAATCGCCTGCCGCAAGCGGCTGACGAAGCTCGGCGTGAGCTTTACCGACGTGCCGCGCATTTCCAACGGGCCATCCTGCGGCATCGACTATCCGATCCAGCTTTCGGGGCTTTCGGGCGATATCAAGGTGAAGCCGGCGGTGAAGCTGAACTGCGAGGTGACGGAAGCCTTTGCACTGTGGGTGAAGAACGAACTCGCGCCGTCGGCCCGCTATCGTTATCTCAGCGGCATCGGCACCATCAAGCCGCTGGGCGGCTATTCCTGCCGGACGATGAACTCGCGGCGCGGCGCCGCCATGTCCGAGCATGCGCATGGCAATGCCATCGACGTTGGCAAGTTCGTGCTGAAGAACGGCAAGGAGATCGACGTGCGCAAGCCGGGCTTCTTCGCCTTCCGGGAAAAGGGCCTGCTGAAGGCGGTGCGGCAGGACAGCTGCAAATATTTCAACACGGTGCTGGGGCCGGGCAGCGACCCGTTCCACAAGGATCATTTCCACTTCGACCTGCGGTCGCGGAAATCCGGCTATCGGCATTGCACCTGA
- a CDS encoding acyl-CoA thioesterase codes for MATPSGELTLRTLAMPADANAAGDIFGGWVMAQMDLSCGIRAAERARGRVVTAAVREMAFALPVKIGDTLCIYTDIAAVGRTSITLTVEAWAQRYLSDRMEKVTDATFVMVALDAEGHPTPVPGER; via the coding sequence ATGGCGACGCCCAGCGGTGAACTGACCTTGCGAACCCTAGCCATGCCCGCCGATGCCAATGCTGCGGGCGATATCTTTGGCGGCTGGGTCATGGCCCAGATGGACCTCTCCTGCGGCATCCGCGCCGCCGAGCGCGCGCGTGGCCGCGTCGTCACCGCCGCCGTGCGTGAAATGGCCTTTGCCCTGCCGGTCAAGATCGGCGACACCCTCTGCATCTACACAGACATCGCCGCCGTCGGCCGCACCTCGATCACGCTCACGGTCGAAGCCTGGGCGCAGCGCTACCTCTCCGACCGCATGGAAAAGGTCACAGACGCCACCTTCGTCATGGTCGCGCTCGACGCCGAAGGCCACCCCACCCCCGTCCCCGGCGAACGCTGA
- a CDS encoding ABC transporter permease — protein MNVEAVKAIYLFEMARTRRTLLQSVVSPVISTSLYFIVFGAAVGSRIQEIEGVSYGAFITPGLIMLTLLTQCIGNGSFGIYFPKFTGTIYEILSSPISMTEIVLGYVGAAATKGMLVGLIILATASLFVDLHIAHPFVMLVFFVLTAVTFSLFGFLIGIWAKDFEQLNLIPMLVIPPLVFLGGSFYSVSMLPPFWQAVSHANPVLYLISGFRWSFFEISEVSPLVSFGIILGFLGVLMGLLVWIFRTGYRLRN, from the coding sequence ATGAATGTCGAAGCGGTCAAGGCAATCTACCTGTTCGAAATGGCGCGCACGCGGCGAACGCTGCTGCAAAGCGTGGTATCGCCCGTCATTTCCACCTCGCTCTATTTCATCGTCTTCGGCGCGGCCGTGGGCTCGCGCATCCAGGAGATCGAGGGTGTTTCCTACGGCGCGTTCATCACGCCCGGGCTGATCATGCTGACGCTGCTGACGCAGTGCATCGGCAACGGCTCGTTCGGCATTTACTTCCCGAAGTTCACCGGCACGATCTACGAGATCCTGTCCTCGCCGATCTCCATGACCGAGATCGTGCTCGGCTATGTCGGTGCGGCGGCGACCAAGGGGATGCTGGTCGGGCTGATTATCCTCGCCACGGCCTCGCTGTTCGTGGACCTGCACATCGCGCATCCGTTCGTCATGCTGGTGTTCTTCGTGCTGACGGCGGTGACGTTCTCGCTGTTCGGCTTCCTCATCGGCATCTGGGCGAAGGACTTCGAGCAGCTGAACCTCATCCCGATGCTGGTCATTCCGCCGCTGGTCTTCCTCGGCGGCAGCTTCTATTCCGTCTCCATGCTGCCGCCCTTCTGGCAGGCCGTCAGCCACGCCAATCCGGTGCTCTACCTCATCTCCGGCTTCCGCTGGTCGTTCTTCGAGATCTCCGAGGTCAGCCCGCTGGTGAGCTTCGGCATCATCCTCGGTTTTCTCGGCGTTCTGATGGGCCTGCTGGTGTGGATTTTCCGGACGGGGTATCGGTTGCGGAATTAG
- a CDS encoding methyl-accepting chemotaxis protein translates to MKYFRISVRLYALVAMALLIMAGAMTFSLFQAHDRLVSERKAMLAAMDQSAIGIFTYYHGLETAGTLTQAAAQAAALDAVRAMRFQNNGYLWINDMQSRVLMHPIKPEMNGTDQSGLADTDGKKIFVEFVKVVAANGQGAVDYHWPKPGVDAPVLKYSYVIGFQPWGWVVGTGVYADDLATMFRQGLLQLGVISGVAALLILGVALAVVRSVVGPVERLKASMLAISREDVSSPVPETDRGDEIGQMASALGVLRDSVSERIALRAREATQQSEIETERRGNEARTARQTQEQADAMATVGVALEALARGDLTAEIGAISPEYAKLRDDFNQAVAALAEAVQSIAHSTDVVHENAGDISEAAGNLSRRTEQQAAALEETAAALDQITSTVRNASERAGEARIMVAETKSSAAKSGEIVRSAIAAMSRIEGSSERISQIIGVIDEIAFQTNLLALNAGVEAARAGEAGRGFAVVAQEVRELAQRSAQAAKEIKELIRSSTGEVETGVALVRSTGDALMEIETLVNRVNDHVASIATAAREQATGLQEVNVAVNSMDQMTQQNAAMVEETTAASQTLAQESRTLKALLQTFRLGGHGARPMRRAA, encoded by the coding sequence ATGAAATATTTTCGGATTTCCGTGCGGCTTTACGCGCTGGTGGCGATGGCGTTGTTGATCATGGCGGGGGCCATGACGTTTTCGCTGTTCCAGGCGCATGACCGGCTGGTGAGCGAGCGCAAGGCCATGCTGGCGGCGATGGACCAGAGCGCCATCGGCATCTTTACCTATTACCACGGGCTGGAAACGGCCGGCACGCTGACGCAGGCGGCGGCGCAGGCCGCCGCGCTCGATGCGGTCCGCGCCATGCGCTTCCAGAACAACGGCTATCTCTGGATCAACGACATGCAGTCGCGCGTGCTCATGCATCCGATCAAGCCGGAGATGAACGGCACGGACCAGAGCGGCTTGGCCGACACGGATGGCAAGAAAATCTTCGTGGAATTCGTCAAGGTCGTCGCGGCGAACGGGCAGGGCGCTGTCGACTATCACTGGCCGAAGCCCGGCGTCGATGCGCCCGTGCTGAAATATTCCTACGTCATCGGCTTCCAGCCCTGGGGATGGGTCGTTGGCACCGGGGTGTATGCGGACGATCTCGCGACGATGTTCCGGCAGGGGCTGTTGCAACTCGGGGTGATCTCCGGCGTGGCCGCCCTGCTGATCCTCGGGGTGGCGCTCGCTGTCGTGCGCAGCGTCGTCGGCCCGGTGGAGCGGCTGAAGGCCTCGATGCTGGCGATTTCGCGGGAAGACGTCTCGTCGCCGGTACCGGAAACGGACCGTGGCGACGAGATCGGCCAGATGGCGAGCGCGCTCGGTGTGCTGCGCGACAGCGTCTCCGAGCGGATCGCCCTGCGGGCGCGCGAGGCGACGCAGCAAAGCGAGATCGAGACCGAGCGTCGCGGAAACGAAGCGCGCACGGCACGCCAGACGCAGGAGCAGGCGGATGCCATGGCCACGGTCGGCGTAGCGCTGGAAGCGCTGGCACGCGGCGACCTGACGGCGGAGATCGGCGCGATCTCGCCGGAATATGCCAAGCTGCGCGACGACTTCAATCAGGCCGTCGCGGCGCTGGCCGAAGCCGTGCAGTCCATCGCGCACTCCACCGACGTCGTCCACGAGAATGCCGGCGATATCTCCGAGGCGGCCGGCAACCTGTCGCGGCGCACGGAGCAGCAGGCGGCGGCACTGGAGGAGACGGCGGCGGCGCTCGACCAGATCACTTCGACGGTGCGCAACGCCTCCGAGCGGGCCGGCGAGGCGCGCATCATGGTGGCCGAAACGAAGTCGAGCGCCGCGAAATCCGGCGAGATCGTGCGCAGCGCCATCGCGGCCATGAGCCGGATCGAGGGCTCCTCGGAACGCATCAGCCAGATCATCGGCGTGATCGACGAAATCGCCTTCCAGACCAACCTTCTGGCGCTGAACGCCGGCGTCGAGGCGGCACGGGCGGGCGAGGCCGGTCGCGGCTTCGCCGTCGTGGCGCAGGAAGTCCGCGAGTTGGCCCAGCGTTCCGCACAGGCGGCCAAGGAGATCAAGGAATTGATCCGCAGCTCGACCGGCGAGGTGGAAACCGGCGTCGCCCTCGTCCGCTCGACGGGCGACGCGCTGATGGAGATCGAAACGCTGGTCAACCGCGTCAACGACCACGTGGCCTCCATCGCCACCGCCGCCCGCGAGCAGGCGACGGGCCTGCAGGAGGTGAACGTCGCCGTCAACAGCATGGACCAGATGACCCAGCAGAACGCGGCCATGGTGGAGGAAACCACGGCGGCCAGCCAGACGCTGGCACAGGAAAGCCGCACGCTCAAGGCGCTGTTGCAGACCTTCCGGCTCGGTGGCCATGGCGCACGGCCGATGCGGCGGGCCGCCTGA
- a CDS encoding DUF1398 domain-containing protein: MNEHQTAIAKRCLAAAEDDTTAFPQIVGALMDAGFESYAIDFRRATATYYLPDGDSIELAARRVDAPMAPALDTARIQAAIREAQQQAPGYTYRGFCETAVMAGCAGYIVSFSGRRAVYLARTGETHVEHFQ, from the coding sequence ATGAACGAACACCAGACGGCCATTGCCAAGCGCTGCCTCGCGGCGGCAGAGGACGACACCACGGCTTTTCCGCAGATCGTGGGAGCCTTGATGGACGCCGGATTCGAAAGCTATGCGATCGACTTCCGGCGGGCGACGGCAACCTACTATCTGCCTGACGGAGACAGCATCGAGCTTGCGGCCCGCCGCGTCGATGCGCCGATGGCACCGGCCCTCGACACGGCACGCATACAGGCGGCGATCCGCGAAGCGCAGCAACAGGCGCCCGGCTACACCTACAGGGGTTTCTGCGAGACGGCCGTCATGGCGGGCTGCGCCGGCTATATCGTGTCGTTCTCCGGCCGCCGCGCCGTGTATCTCGCGCGCACCGGCGAAACCCACGTCGAACACTTTCAATAA
- a CDS encoding MarR family winged helix-turn-helix transcriptional regulator: MFPVQPVPDLTAHIGYWLRMVSNHVSHAFAAKLAAREVTVAEWSLMRALYGKAPISPSRLADEMGLTRGAITKLADRAIAKSLVLREASADDGRAQTLALTDRGHALVPDLAALADRNDEEFFECLGTDERETLVRLLKSLAQRGHMTGIPIE; encoded by the coding sequence ATGTTTCCCGTCCAGCCTGTTCCGGATCTGACCGCGCATATCGGCTACTGGCTGCGCATGGTGTCCAACCACGTGTCTCACGCCTTCGCGGCCAAGCTGGCTGCGAGGGAGGTAACGGTGGCCGAATGGAGCCTGATGCGCGCGCTCTACGGCAAGGCGCCGATATCGCCCAGCCGGCTTGCCGACGAGATGGGTCTGACGCGGGGCGCGATCACCAAACTTGCCGACCGGGCGATTGCGAAGTCGCTCGTGCTGCGCGAGGCCAGTGCGGACGACGGCCGCGCGCAGACCCTCGCGCTGACGGATCGCGGCCATGCGCTCGTGCCGGATCTGGCGGCGCTCGCCGACCGCAACGACGAGGAATTCTTCGAATGCCTTGGCACGGACGAGCGGGAAACGCTGGTGCGTCTGCTGAAAAGCCTAGCCCAACGCGGCCACATGACCGGAATCCCGATCGAATGA
- a CDS encoding DUF1289 domain-containing protein, producing the protein MESPCTSVCSIDAATGYCRGCGRTGDEIATWTLFSDRERRHIMTGLHTRMSSLDASSRLETRSARVDRIARERTKR; encoded by the coding sequence ATGGAATCACCCTGTACCTCCGTCTGCTCCATCGATGCCGCCACCGGCTACTGTCGCGGCTGCGGGCGCACGGGCGACGAGATCGCGACATGGACGCTCTTCAGCGACCGCGAACGCCGGCACATCATGACCGGCCTGCACACGCGCATGAGTTCACTGGATGCCTCGTCACGTCTGGAAACGCGGAGCGCCCGCGTCGACCGTATCGCCCGGGAGCGCACGAAACGATGA
- a CDS encoding AbrB/MazE/SpoVT family DNA-binding domain-containing protein produces MSNTAKIRRQGGATVFSIPPALLKMLGADVGTELALVVDNGALIATPLKTKKRYTLAELLEGADEMVALNKQAAAWEAGDPVGNEVL; encoded by the coding sequence ATGTCCAATACAGCTAAAATCCGCCGTCAGGGCGGCGCCACTGTCTTCAGCATTCCGCCCGCGCTTTTGAAGATGCTGGGAGCGGATGTCGGTACGGAACTGGCACTGGTCGTCGACAACGGTGCGCTCATCGCAACGCCGTTGAAGACGAAGAAAAGATATACGCTTGCCGAGCTTCTTGAAGGAGCCGATGAAATGGTCGCCCTGAATAAGCAGGCCGCCGCGTGGGAGGCTGGTGACCCTGTCGGGAACGAAGTGCTCTGA